In Setaria viridis chromosome 5, Setaria_viridis_v4.0, whole genome shotgun sequence, the genomic stretch CTCTGCAGGAAGAAGATCAGCACCACCCAGTAGAAGGCCACATCATTGAAGAGTGCTGCGATCCCAAGCAATCCAATGGTGAGGCTGCTGAGCCGAGACGATATCTGGCACAAGTTTGGGTTTATCAGAAGCACCAACTATGAGCTAAAATGCAAGCCCTTCTCAGATACAAGCCTATGAGTAAGAAGGAAAAGCTTTTCATAGCAGCATGTTACCTTTCTTCCCCACATGGCAAATGCTATTCGGCCGCCATCAAGCTCTCCAGCAGGGATGCTATTGATAGCATTGATCAGGAGACCAGCCCACGCCCATAAAACAAGTGGGTTTATGGATAGCTGTGTTCCTTCTTTCAGAGCATCCCCAAGAAGAAGCTTTGCTGTACCAAGGAAATATTATCTCTTTAACAAAAGATTACACATAACCCAATATATTCTTGCAAAATAAAACGAGTGCAGGCAAGTACTACTGATTAATGAACATTCAAAAATAATTCCTTGTGTAGCTATGAGCTTAAGAATCATGATCAAATGCTTACCGAGGCCACCAACAAGAAATGATTCATGAAAGACAGTTGGATCTATTATGAGGCCAAGGCCATCACTTGGAGGTAAGATGAAGCCCAACAGCAAAAGAACAAATCCAAGGGAGAACCCTGCCAGTGGTCCAGCGGCTGCTAGCTTCAATAGGTCCTCACGGTTGCGGACAATGTTGATAATCCTGGTAATGGCACCAAAAGATCCTATCTACAACAACAGAACAACACAAGACTCGTTATGGCAAAATAAAGTACCGATCGACGTGACTAAGTAACAAAGCAAACATGGATGTTTTAGTCATGGCCGAAGGTCAGGTTATGCAGAAAAGCACACTCACAGAATAAAACTGCCTTAATAGCAATAATAACTCTGAAACAAAGCTAAATTAAAAGGTTCAACAATGCTCTCGTAATTTCTTCCTTGTAATTTCATGATACATTCACTTTGAAAGATGGAACTACTTTGTGATAATTAGATGATTCATTGCTTTGGTTCAGTTGTGGTCTTGTAGATGAGTTCTCTTTCTCTGAAATAATCTTGGAGACAGTTTCATAAAAAATTTGTAGACAAGCAATCTTTCTTTACCTGCCAGCTAGGAACAAAATATGGCACTCCAAGCTTGATTCCACTTTCCCTGGCAGCAAGGATATGCCCAATTTCATGGACCCCTATTATTAGTCCAGTTACCAGGGCACCAGATAGTCCATCTTTTAACAATTCAAGGTTGTCAAATGTTGATCTGGAAGATAAAGATTTATAAGCTGATGCCATAGATGAATGTTTGGATTAATATGACAAGGTATTTGGGAAATATATGTTTTCCTTCAAACAGGAAAAACCCACAGCAATCTGTGGCTAAAGGTATAGCAGTAAAAGCATACATTATTCACATGAATCACAATACAGAACTAATGCAATGGAAAATGTAAATGTCACATGCATTAACGAGTCAACACAGAGCACATGCTTCAGCATCCTGCTTAGTGTATGGAGGTGTGCACTATTTGGCCCCACATAAGCCTAAGCATATGTAGTAATTCAATGATGATGCAAGCTAGAAACATAGAATGAAGGAAAGTGGTTAAATGGAAGAGGAACCTCGTACAGCAAATTGTCCTGTAGAACAGGTACATTTCGAAGCAGCAGAGTGAAGATGGTAACTAATCCAAATGAAGCAGCAGCAAACCATTCTGGGACAGCTGAGCATTAAAACAAAGTATTAGGCCCATTCTAAGCACTACCAACTGCACTGAAGGTACAAATAATTTTTGCTACCTGTAGTTTCAGGTTGTAATGTCTGTCTGGGTATAACGACTGCAACGGGCTTCTCATCCTCTGGGTTGACGAGAAGAAAAAGCTTATATTGATCACCAAATTTGTTCTGTTGATAACCACGAGTCAACATAAGTAAGATACTAATAGACTTCGAGAAGCATGGATTTCCGAGGGCCAGCTTTGCAAGCATCTGATTACCTCTAGCCGATTTGTAATCTTCTCGTAACTCTTGGCAGGTTTACCACGCAAATTCCCCTTGAACAGTACTCCACCCTTACACAGACAAGTGAAGGTGGTAAATAACATTTACTCATTCCAAATAGGAGTGTTAATCAAATACACAATTACTTTAAAAGCTTAGGCATATTCTGCAGAGCACTTGGCTTAGTTAGCCCAAGTGCAGGCCTGCTGGTAGCAGTATGCATCAAAATTGAGTATAAATGTAGCTCAATAAACACAAGTGGGTAAGGAACTATTGATAAATTCGATTTATATAGAAGGAAAACCATGACATCCCAGCTGTTCACCTCATAAGGCTCCTGACTTGTCACAAAAAAAGTGTCAAAACCAAAAACTTGATCCTTCAGAATGTCTATTGTAGCCTTGGGAATCCTTTCAGCATCATCAAGCTGTTGCTGAAGATAATTCATATTAAAAAAGAAAGACTATATCAGCACCTCATCACACTGCAGAGTTCAGAGATATGAAATGGCAAAAGAGAATAATAGATATTTTATCTATTTATTATTGACTCTACCATCGAGCTAATGATGAAAAAGCAGGCAGCAGGATCCATCTCTCAGTTTCAGCTCCCACTCAACTGATGAACATGTACATCGATTAAATGATTACCTTCATTCCTGGCAATGGAGAGCCGCTAGCGACTTCAACAACTTCCACATTCTCCTATGTTTAACAGATTATTAGATATTCCACGATTACATTCTAAAATGTCCCATGAGATATTAAGTTGGTGGGCATAAATTTAAAGCATACCTGCATATCATTGGTGGTAGTGGCATCTCCATCAATGTTCTGAGCTGCATCACTGGAGCTCAGCAGTTCTGCATTCGTGGTTTCATCTTTCTTCTGGTGAGTCATGGGAAAGCTAAATATTATAGTTCAGTTACGCGTTCATAGCAAGGTCTAACAGTAACAGGTAATAGGGAAGTGACTGCGCTACTTTAAGTACAGGGCAACTGGAGCCCAGCACACAAGGGAAACCTACTTTGTCATAATACAAAATTAATTTGAACAACTGTAAGTAAGGAGCGTACATTGTCTATGTTGGAGTCACTTTTTGCAGGCTCATTGACTTCTGCAGCACTATCAGCCGAAGGTGATGAAGCATCATCTCCAAACACTTCTTTCTCCTGGAAAGAAAGGCCAAAAATATTAAATCCCTGAATTGCTGCAAAGTTTTGGCTTCGTCAGCAATTCTAGATTTTATCAAGAGGAGCTTCTTTGCTCTTAGTAAAACTAAACGGGCGGTTGAGAATCTGAGCCTCAGTGTGCTACAATCGAAATGCGATACATTGCTCATATGCGCCCGCTGAATTCGACAAGCGGAAAGGGGGAAAAGCTAGTATGTACCTCGTCGTCGCCATTGCCTTCGGGCTCGGTCTCCGTCATCGCTTGGCACGCAACCCTTCGACTCTTCAGCCTTCACAAATGGATTGGAAACAACCCGATTAGTCTAGCTCAGTCCAAGGTCCCCCCACCCACTGGCAAAACCAAGAAAGTTAGCGGACCTGTGCCCAGCAATCGGGAGGCAGCGGAGAGCCAGCGTGAGGCTGCGTGCGCGCCCAGCACAGCCGCTCGTCGCCGGCACGGTGGTAGAAGCGAGCAGGAGGCGGTGGCAGCACCCGTACGCCCTGGCGGCtgcccgcgacggcggcgaggaactCATGGCGGACAGGCGGTGGTGAgagtggaggagaggagagcgCGCGCGGCGTGGCCTTATCTCATTCCTTGTCGGAGGGAAATCGAAAGATTTTCTCAAATTCTTTTATGCGGCGAGGATGTCACGCcgcacgaatcttaaagcacAGGCCACTCATGTAGTTTTGCCCGTCGATAGGGGCGTTCTTGGTAATCGCCCCGTTAGCCGCTGAAACACGACGAGAAGAGTAgggttgcgccgccgccgccgccgccgcccgccggaagAAGAGACCACACGCTCCCAATCGCCGCAAGCGGGAGATGAAGAGCTTTCCGGTGGCCGGAGGCCGCAGTGTCTCCCTCGCCCTCTACTCCGACGTCTCCAACAGCCGGTACGGAcacgcctccgccgctccccgTTCCTCTTGTCCTGTTTCGTCGCCACTTGTCCCGCTGTAACCATCAGCCGTGCCGTGTTCTTACTTTCATGTGTGAAATGCGCCTTTGCGAACTCGCTGAATATATCTGGTGTTGAACATCTCAGGGAGCTCCTCGACTTGATGCAGTCAGGGAAGCTGGAGCCGGAGGTCGCGTTCCTCAACGCATCACTGGTGCGTTACCATTTACGTACCAATTTCCTAGCTGGATTTTATCAGTAATGATGTTCGAGGCGCGTTCTTTATTTCATTCTGACCAATGGCAGGTGCCGGATGTGTTCCCTGTTCTTGCAGCGGCGCACAAGGCGCTGCTGTCAAAGGCGAGGGAGTCTCTGACCACAAGGACTCTGCACTCTGAGCTCGTCTACAACTACTCCGGGTCGAAGCATGTAATTGATCTAGCAGCTGTTTCTTGCTTTTGCATTGTGAGGTCGGTCCAATGCAGTATGTTGATGATTTGTCGGTGATTATTGGTTTCAGATTACGGAATCCCTGAAACGATGTGGGATCTCTGATGACACGATGTACATCCTTGCAGCTCGTTTTGATGCTTCAGATGAGGAGGTATGATTTAGGATGAAAGTCCAACTGAAGTCACTGAACTAGTTTACAAATTCGTAGATTGCATGCTGCTATGATATTTAGAATTTAGACCCCGCCATAGCAAATCCTGAAATAAACATGTAATAAATTGCGCTGACCATTTGTTTGGCTCATAAACTTGTGATCCTGTGCTGGCAAATTGGACTATAGTTGAACTGTTAATTGCTTTAATGTTCAGATTCTTCTCCAAATTAGATTTACATGGATTTGCAATATGTCAATCACCTTGCTTAAACGAGAAATTACAAATTACATTCTCATATGCTGTTGCTTATTGTAAAAAGTAAAAACATTGAAGTGTTTGAACCATGATTAAAATTTCTTCATCTAGAAACCCCGCACTTCTTTTCCCTCGATTTATTGTGCCTTCAATTGAGAGCTTCTGGTGTTGACTTGAAAGTTTTCGAACAACTTCAAATTCCATTGTCTTTGAAACTTCTTAGTACTGACTGTTACTGTAGCTGCAAAAACTGACATTTTCAGGAAGCGGAAATGTTGTAATGAGGTTAACCTATAACAAAACAACGCAACAGTATAAACATGTGCCCTTACTGTTTCCTTAAAGAGATTTGTTCATAATAACACCGAAATTACCTATCTTATTAGTAGTAATCCCTGTAAGCCATAGCAGTGCGGCAGAACTGCCGAAGCTATCTGCAAGCACTTTCTTAAAGAGCTGGAGCTGCACATGCCCCTCACCCTTCCAATTCATGCCACTCTAAATCTTTTGTAAATAGTATGTAAGGAATGGAACAACAGAGCAGTAATGTATGGTTTGTACAGTGTAGTGCTCTCTAAATAAGTGCTGCAGTATGCAATCCCCATGGTTCCTTATTTCCGTTCCAGTTCCTTTTTCTTATGCATTATCTGTGAATTAATTATTATCCTTCTGAATGGAGGAATACTTACTGAAGCAACAATCGCATCATGGCAGATGAAAGCAGTGGAGAAACTCATCAGCGGTGCAGAAATCGATTTAGGAGAACTGGAAAGTAGAGCGAACCAGCCACAGATCCTGAAGGTTTGTTAACGAACTTGATGCTACTTATGTACAGTATATTTCTTATAACAACTATCGATTCTGACTGAGATCATGTTGAATTTCCCTTTTTCTACTGGCAGCATTACAAGATACCTGCCCAAGAACTGTTGATATCTACACTGCCCGACGCCATTGTATGCAGGATTGCTGCTCGAGATGCTCTCTGAAGCCTCAACAATCATCATAATCACTGAAGATTAAGCTCAATCTCCTCCTTGGGGGTTCATAAGCTATGTAGTTTGGAGATGTAGCTCACAACCATATGTATGACAGCACGGTTAAAGTTTGTTACCTGCAATGCCATGTTATTCACATTCCTGAAAGCAACCTGGAAGCAAGTCGTGCTGTTGATTTCTCTGCCTCTTGTGAATTTGATGAAGCCTAGGGGTTGTTTGAATATGATTTTTGGGGAACCCTAATTTGTTTTGTTAAGTAACTCGAGGATAAGCAAGACAAGTTTTCAGTAAACCCAGAATTCTCAGTGACAAAAACGATTACGTGTAGTTTTTCACAAAGCTCTGGTTAACCACACAACATGCTTCCGAGTCGCCAGGAAAGTGAGAGGCAGCCACGTCTAATGTGGTGGGCTGACAAAGTTGGGTTTCGGCCCAAGCTTAGTCGTGGCTGAAAATTTCCGGACGTGGCACGTGCAGAGCTCTAATGTGTTGGGCCACGAGAGCAGTCTGGGTTGAATCGGGCCGAAATTTCCTATAAGCCAATCTCTTATATGACTTCCGGTGCTTTAAGATTCGTACGACGATTCTTGGACCGTCCGATTCACCGGGCCTGACTAGCTCCTCTTCCCCACCACTGCCTGACTGCCTCCCACATcaccacgcgcgccgcctccaccgcgcccGTGCTCCACGCCGCGCgctgccctgccgccgctgcccaccCGCGCCTCCTTGCGCCACCGGGCCCCACCGCAGAGCCTCCTCGCCACCCGGCGcctcccggccccgccgccgtcggcctccGCGCGCGGCTCGGCCGGGGCGCCGCTCCCTTGCGCGGCCCTGCCGCCTCTCCCAtcgccaccgcgcgccgcctgTCCCGCATGCGGGCTCGGTGACCCACCCCCATGCGCCGCCGGACAAAACCCTGAGCTCCGGTGATCCCATACGGTGGGAGCTGAGCTGATCCCCCAAGATAAAAAAGATGGggcaggagatggaggaggaggtcctGCAGTCGGTGAGCGACCTCCCAGTGCAGAACCCGCCAGGGGAGGAGTTCTCCGCCGCCGACCTCACCTGGGTCAAATACGCCAGCTCCGAGCACCACCGGGACGATGTCGCGCTCATCCCCTACGACCGGATGGAGGCTTTCATCAGCGGCGAGAGCAACAACCCCGAGTGCCCCACCCGCTTCCACATCGAGCGCGGCCGCAAGCGTGAGATGGGCAGCCTCAGGGAGTACAGGAGCGACGAGTACCTTCTCTACAGGATGTATGTCTGCTTTGCTCAATGCATTTGTTTGAGGACTCCTCGATGGTTCTTTCTTACCTGTAGCAGTAGTTTCTACTTCCTTATATTGATGTGTTAAAGTTGATCCCAGGTATTGGTGCTCATTTGGCCCTGAGAATTATGGGGAGGGAGGGACAATTTTGCCTAGCAGAAGGTACAGGCTTAACACGAGGAACCGTGCTGCACGTCCGCAGTCGATGCGAGGCTGCACTTGCCATTTTGCCATCAAGAGGCTCTATGCCCGTCCTTCCCTGTTACTCATCATCTACCACGAAAGGCGCCATGTCAACAAGTCCGGCTTCATATGCCATGGGCCCCTTGACAGGGATGCCATCGGGCCTGGTGCTAGGAAAGTGCCATATATTGGGAGCGAAATCCAGCAGCAAACCATGTCATTGATCTATCTCGGTGTTCCAGAAGAGAACATACTGCAGACGCATATAGAAGGGATACAGCGGTACTGTAGCTCAGATGCCAAGGTTGATAGCCTTGCTTCACAGTATGTCCAGAAGCTAGGGATGATCATCAAGAGGTCTACACATGAGCTGGATCTAGATGATCAAGCTAGCATCAGAATGTGGGTTGACAGAAATAAGAAATCTGTATTCTTCCACCAGGATTCAACTGAGACAGATGCCTTCATTCTGGGGATTCAGACAGAATGGCAATTGCAGCAAATGATGCGCTTTGGTCATCAAAGTCTTTTGGCTTCTCATTCCTCATTTGGTGTAAGCAAGCTAAAGGTATCACACTACAGCCATGGCAAACAGTTATGTAATATGCTAATATGACTTCAGATCAATATTTTATATTTGGGAATGTCTAATTATGTCAGACATGTTTCATGCTTTGTTTGACTCTTTACTGGTTGCTGCAGTATCCGTTGCACACCCTCCTTGTATTTGACTCAAGGCAGCAGGCTCTTCCTGTTGCATGGATTATAACCCGCTCTGTTGCAAAGAAGGATACATTGAAATGGATGAGGGCACTTACCGATCGAATACATTCTATAGACTCCACCTGGAGAATTGGTGGGTTTATCATTGATGACCCGGCTTCAGAGCTGGACCCAATCAGGTATAACATTAACTCATAAATTTAGTAGTGACAAACAATTCCTAATCATTTGACCTGCCAACACCTGTGCATTCCTGTTAATGTAAATTGTTCGTTGCCCTTCTTCCAGGGATGTATTTGCCTGCCCGGTTTTGTTCTCTTTGTGGCACATCAGGAGAACCTGGCTTAAAAATGTAATCAAGAAATGCAGCAATGTTGAGGTACAGCGGGAAATTTTTATCCAACTAGGCAAGATTATATACAATATCTGGAGTGAGAAAAATCCCATGGATGCCCTAGGGCAGTTGTTTCAAGACTTTGTTGATCAAACAGCCTTCATAAAATATTTCAAGTCATTTTGGGTTCCCAAATTGGGTAAGAATTTTAATCAGTATTTTAGTAGTATTACCTTTGTCATGCATCCACCATGCAGATGCTAACAAAATTCCTCCTTTGAtagagatgtggattgactCAATTAGAAATCTACCATTAGCAAGTCAGGAATCATGTGGTGCCATTGAAGCTTACCATCTGAAGCTGAAGTTAAAAGCATACGATGATGTGCAGCTGGATGCTCTCCAACGGGTGGACTGGTTAGTGCACAAGCTCACCACAGAGCTCCATTCCAGCTATTGGATCAACCTATTCTCAGATGAGAGTGGATCATTTCCAGAGGTGAAAGCAGACTATATTGCATCCACATCATGGCAAAGGGCATTGCAGATTCCTGATGATGCTGTTATCTTTGACGACAAGGAGCCTCTTTTAGCAAAAGTAGTCAGCCAGAAGGATCCAAGTCAGATGCGAACCGTATGGAATCCTGGTTCTGAATTCTCTCTCTGCAATTGCTCATGGTCAATGCAGGGTAACCTATGCAAGCATGTGCTAAAGGTCAACATGATGTGCGGAACACGCAAGGATTTTCAGCCCTCTCTATCATTCCAGTCATTTCAGCATGTCCTACTTGGTCTGTGGCAAAAACCATTGGATGATTCGTTCTCGCTTGACTTGTCAGTAGCATGGGTCATGCAAATGCAGGAAAGGATCCAACACATAGCTGAGCTTGCCACCTCTGATGGTATCGCCCAAGTTGCAGGGAAGTTGCCGATTCAGTGGACGAAAAGGAGCGGGAGAAGAAGAGCTGCCAAGCGCACCAGCCCATTAGTTCTTCCTCATTCTAATGGCAGTTTGCAAAAGGACTTGACCCCAAAGAAGAGCACGAAGAGGAAGAGGTTGTCTTGCTTTCCGGGTTAATCTGTGCTGCCTGCTAGATAGTTAATTTTTTGGGCTCTCTCTCTGTAACTAGATGGCTAACTGTTTTTTTCCCTGTCgatttatttctttttaccGTTGGGGTGAGTGAACTTGCTCAGCTACTTGTAATCCACCCCACTTCCGATGTCTCCGAGGAATAATATAATTGTTCAGGTAGTAATATAGGAACTTATGAAGCCTTTGTTCCAGTGTGATGATTCAGTTTCCTGGTGAAAATCTTCCTTTGAACTTCTGATGCAGGTTTACCTGGGACCAATTTACTAAGCATTGCAGTTTGCATGTGCTGAAGTTTAGTTAGGGCATTGCAGTATTCCTATCTACGGATTTTTAAATGGCCCTGTTTCCATACACTCTAGTTCCTGCTCTGCTATAACTgcagtttgtttgtttttttggaAAGTTTTGATCTTTGCTACTGATAGCTGTTGAAAAGGGACGGGAGGATGAAGAGGGGGTAGGCATTTACCCATGGGATCGAACATCTCAGGGAGCTCTCGGACTTGATGCAATCAGGGAAGCTAACCACGAGCACTCAGGCACATTGTGCTCGTCTACTACCGATCCAAGCATGTGATTGATTTAGGATTCTGTTGTTGTTTTACCTTGAGGTTGGTCCAATGCAGTATGTTGACGGATTCTGTTGTTGTTTTAGCCTGAAGTGATGCGGGATTTGTGATGAAACGACCGACATACTTGCTGCTCTTTTTGAAGCTTCCGACGAGGATGTATTGTCATTTATGATGATATAATCTCACTGAATTATTGTATGAATCCTTCATTGCATGCTGTTCTGACAATTCATAATTTGGAACCCCATTGCAAGCTGTAGCGGTGTACCAGACCATGAATTTGTGTAGAGAATCTTATACCAATTGGTATTGACTGTGCGTTTGCTTTCACAGATAATTGCAACCTTGGGGTAGCTAGCAAGTAGATTGGACAATACCAAGCGTTTATTTCTCCAGAGAGCAGGCACTACTCATAATAAGAGTCACATGGATTTGAAATAACCTTGcttgaatgaaaaaaaaacacc encodes the following:
- the LOC117856866 gene encoding probable zinc metalloprotease EGY2, chloroplastic isoform X2, with the protein product MTHQKKDETTNAELLSSSDAAQNIDGDATTTNDMQENVEVVEVASGSPLPGMKQQLDDAERIPKATIDILKDQVFGFDTFFVTSQEPYEGGVLFKGNLRGKPAKSYEKITNRLENKFGDQYKLFLLVNPEDEKPVAVVIPRQTLQPETTAVPEWFAAASFGLVTIFTLLLRNVPVLQDNLLSTFDNLELLKDGLSGALVTGLIIGVHEIGHILAARESGIKLGVPYFVPSWQIGSFGAITRIINIVRNREDLLKLAAAGPLAGFSLGFVLLLLGFILPPSDGLGLIIDPTVFHESFLVGGLAKLLLGDALKEGTQLSINPLVLWAWAGLLINAINSIPAGELDGGRIAFAMWGRKISSRLSSLTIGLLGIAALFNDVAFYWVVLIFFLQRGPIAPLSEEITDPENNYIGIGIAVLLFGLLICLPYPFPFDPSQLTDIDFDF
- the LOC117856866 gene encoding probable zinc metalloprotease EGY2, chloroplastic isoform X1, giving the protein MSSSPPSRAAARAYGCCHRLLLASTTVPATSGCAGRARSLTLALRCLPIAGHRLKSRRVACQAMTETEPEGNGDDEEKEVFGDDASSPSADSAAEVNEPAKSDSNIDNKKDETTNAELLSSSDAAQNIDGDATTTNDMQENVEVVEVASGSPLPGMKQQLDDAERIPKATIDILKDQVFGFDTFFVTSQEPYEGGVLFKGNLRGKPAKSYEKITNRLENKFGDQYKLFLLVNPEDEKPVAVVIPRQTLQPETTAVPEWFAAASFGLVTIFTLLLRNVPVLQDNLLSTFDNLELLKDGLSGALVTGLIIGVHEIGHILAARESGIKLGVPYFVPSWQIGSFGAITRIINIVRNREDLLKLAAAGPLAGFSLGFVLLLLGFILPPSDGLGLIIDPTVFHESFLVGGLAKLLLGDALKEGTQLSINPLVLWAWAGLLINAINSIPAGELDGGRIAFAMWGRKISSRLSSLTIGLLGIAALFNDVAFYWVVLIFFLQRGPIAPLSEEITDPENNYIGIGIAVLLFGLLICLPYPFPFDPSQLTDIDFDF
- the LOC117856869 gene encoding uncharacterized protein; translation: MKSFPVAGGRSVSLALYSDVSNSRELLDLMQSGKLEPEVAFLNASLVPDVFPVLAAAHKALLSKARESLTTRTLHSELVYNYSGSKHITESLKRCGISDDTMYILAARFDASDEEMKAVEKLISGAEIDLGELESRANQPQILKHYKIPAQELLISTLPDAIVCRIAARDAL
- the LOC117856864 gene encoding uncharacterized protein, coding for MGQEMEEEVLQSVSDLPVQNPPGEEFSAADLTWVKYASSEHHRDDVALIPYDRMEAFISGESNNPECPTRFHIERGRKREMGSLREYRSDEYLLYRMYWCSFGPENYGEGGTILPSRRYRLNTRNRAARPQSMRGCTCHFAIKRLYARPSLLLIIYHERRHVNKSGFICHGPLDRDAIGPGARKVPYIGSEIQQQTMSLIYLGVPEENILQTHIEGIQRYCSSDAKVDSLASQYVQKLGMIIKRSTHELDLDDQASIRMWVDRNKKSVFFHQDSTETDAFILGIQTEWQLQQMMRFGHQSLLASHSSFGVSKLKYPLHTLLVFDSRQQALPVAWIITRSVAKKDTLKWMRALTDRIHSIDSTWRIGGFIIDDPASELDPIRDVFACPVLFSLWHIRRTWLKNVIKKCSNVEVQREIFIQLGKIIYNIWSEKNPMDALGQLFQDFVDQTAFIKYFKSFWVPKLEMWIDSIRNLPLASQESCGAIEAYHLKLKLKAYDDVQLDALQRVDWLVHKLTTELHSSYWINLFSDESGSFPEVKADYIASTSWQRALQIPDDAVIFDDKEPLLAKVVSQKDPSQMRTVWNPGSEFSLCNCSWSMQGNLCKHVLKVNMMCGTRKDFQPSLSFQSFQHVLLGLWQKPLDDSFSLDLSVAWVMQMQERIQHIAELATSDGIAQVAGKLPIQWTKRSGRRRAAKRTSPLVLPHSNGSLQKDLTPKKSTKRKRLSCFPG